A single region of the Arthrobacter sp. zg-Y20 genome encodes:
- a CDS encoding PLP-dependent aminotransferase family protein, whose protein sequence is MADSSSADRIVADLRTWISSAAPGAQLPPSRTLVARYGVSPVTVQRALRTLSSLGLVEGRPGAGTFVRARTVARVQDYGWQTAALGAPRSMPTLSAAMRAAPDDVIALHSGYPDAELLPGQLVRAAFARAARSDTVLSRSPAAGLPDLRAWFAAELGAGAPADIAPPAAADVVVLPGSQGGLSAAFRALVGPGRPLLIESPTYWGALLAAAQAGVQVVPVPSGSDGPDPEELSRAFAQTGARAFYAQPAFANPTGAYWSRQRADQVLATVRRHGAFLIEDDWAHDFGIAADPEPLAARDDGGHVVYLRSLTKSVSPAVRVAAVIARGPARERLLADVQASSTYVSGVLQSVALDVVTQPAWRTHRRHLRGQLAARRDLLLEALREHAPLARVEAVPKGGLNLWVRLPDNTDPAVVARDCEAAGVRVAPGNEWFPAEQAGAYLRLNYSGPNPGAFGEGARIIGRVLEDHRGR, encoded by the coding sequence ATGGCCGATAGTAGCAGTGCCGACCGGATCGTGGCAGACCTGCGCACCTGGATTTCCTCAGCCGCTCCGGGAGCCCAATTGCCGCCGAGCCGGACACTCGTGGCGCGGTACGGCGTCAGCCCGGTGACGGTGCAGCGGGCGCTTCGAACGCTCTCCTCGCTGGGGCTGGTGGAGGGCCGGCCGGGCGCGGGCACCTTTGTCCGTGCCCGCACAGTGGCCCGGGTGCAGGACTACGGCTGGCAGACCGCCGCCCTGGGTGCTCCGCGCAGCATGCCCACCCTTTCCGCCGCCATGCGCGCTGCGCCTGATGACGTGATTGCCCTGCACTCGGGCTATCCGGACGCGGAGCTGCTGCCCGGCCAGCTGGTGCGGGCAGCCTTTGCCCGTGCCGCCCGCAGCGACACTGTGCTCTCCCGTTCCCCTGCCGCCGGCCTGCCCGACCTCCGTGCCTGGTTCGCCGCCGAACTGGGGGCGGGCGCACCGGCGGACATCGCCCCGCCGGCAGCAGCCGACGTCGTGGTCCTGCCGGGCAGCCAGGGCGGACTCAGTGCCGCGTTCCGCGCCCTCGTCGGACCCGGCAGGCCGCTGCTCATCGAATCACCCACCTATTGGGGTGCACTCCTTGCGGCCGCACAGGCCGGGGTGCAGGTGGTTCCGGTTCCCAGTGGAAGCGACGGCCCGGATCCGGAGGAGCTGTCCCGCGCCTTTGCGCAGACCGGTGCGCGGGCGTTTTATGCCCAGCCCGCCTTCGCCAACCCCACCGGGGCCTACTGGTCCCGGCAGCGGGCGGACCAGGTGCTGGCCACCGTTCGTCGGCACGGCGCCTTCCTGATCGAGGATGACTGGGCCCATGACTTCGGCATTGCGGCAGATCCGGAGCCTCTGGCGGCCCGGGACGACGGCGGGCACGTGGTTTATCTGCGGTCCCTCACCAAAAGCGTTTCCCCGGCGGTGCGGGTGGCGGCCGTCATCGCGCGCGGACCGGCACGGGAACGGCTGCTGGCAGATGTGCAGGCCTCGTCCACCTACGTAAGCGGTGTCCTGCAGTCGGTGGCGCTCGACGTCGTCACGCAGCCCGCCTGGCGGACGCACCGGCGCCACCTGCGCGGCCAGCTGGCCGCGCGGCGGGACCTGTTGCTGGAAGCGCTGCGTGAGCATGCCCCGCTGGCCCGGGTCGAGGCGGTCCCCAAGGGCGGGCTGAACCTGTGGGTGCGGTTGCCGGATAACACCGATCCGGCCGTGGTGGCCCGGGACTGTGAAGCGGCCGGCGTCCGCGTTGCTCCAGGCAACGAGTGGTTTCCCGCCGAACAGGCCGGCGCCTATCTGCGGCTGAATTACTCCGGACCCAATCCGGGCGCTTTCGGTGAGGGGGCGCGGATTATCGGCCGGGTCCTTGAGGACCACCGGGGGCGCTGA
- a CDS encoding SDR family oxidoreductase encodes MSVSPSAVPAVPAPGSALDAGAPQPDPALRGTPVRAANTLRVLVTGGASGLGAAVTEAVTAAGGSVVVLDLDTSSVTGAKALQVDVADRASVEVAVREAALMLGGLDAVVTAAGIDRCGRLEDVAAREWEKVIGVNLLGTVSVVRAALPYLMASRGRVVTVASTLGLKAVSDATAYCASKFGVVGFSRALAAETAGRVGVTTMIPGGMKTRFFDDRTEQYRPQDDSRLNDPARVADAILFALSQPTGCEIREMLICHEEEDSWP; translated from the coding sequence ATGTCTGTCTCCCCTTCCGCTGTCCCCGCCGTCCCCGCACCCGGCTCCGCGCTCGACGCCGGCGCCCCGCAGCCGGACCCTGCCCTGCGCGGCACCCCGGTACGCGCTGCAAACACCCTCCGCGTACTGGTTACCGGAGGGGCCTCCGGCCTGGGCGCCGCCGTCACCGAAGCGGTGACCGCCGCCGGCGGCAGCGTGGTGGTGCTGGACCTCGACACCAGTTCCGTCACGGGTGCCAAGGCCCTGCAGGTGGACGTGGCGGACCGTGCCAGCGTGGAAGTGGCGGTCCGGGAAGCGGCGTTGATGCTCGGCGGGCTGGACGCTGTGGTCACCGCGGCCGGAATCGACCGCTGCGGCCGGCTCGAAGACGTTGCGGCCCGGGAGTGGGAGAAAGTCATCGGCGTGAACCTGCTCGGCACGGTGTCCGTGGTGCGTGCCGCCCTGCCGTACCTGATGGCGTCCCGCGGCCGGGTTGTCACCGTGGCTTCCACTCTGGGGCTCAAAGCCGTCTCGGATGCGACCGCGTACTGCGCCTCCAAGTTCGGGGTGGTTGGGTTTAGCCGGGCCCTGGCCGCCGAAACGGCCGGACGCGTGGGCGTCACCACCATGATTCCCGGCGGCATGAAGACCCGTTTCTTCGATGACCGCACCGAGCAGTACCGGCCGCAGGACGATTCCCGGCTCAATGACCCCGCCCGGGTGGCCGACGCCATCCTGTTCGCCCTCTCCCAGCCGACCGGCTGCGAAATCCGCGAAATGCTGATCTGCCACGAGGAGGAGGATTCCTGGCCCTGA
- a CDS encoding glycosyltransferase: MRISMVSEHASPLAALGGVDAGGQNVHVAALSVALAARGHTVQVYTRRDDPGLPDRVQVQDGLEVVHVAAGPALPLPKDDLLPYMGQLAEGMVADWGNQPPDVVHSHFWMSGLAALEAVQSAADDGARVPVLHTFHALGTVKKRHQGAEDTSPPERTWLEPSVGRRADRVLATCSDEVFELKAMGVPGSRISIAPCGVDLSLFKSRGPAEPRGRRHRIAAVGRLVPRKGVDLAIQALGLLQEAGMADVELLIVGGSSDCAGLESDPEARRLMSLARSLGVADRVLLRGQVPREDMPAVLRSADAVVCAPWYEPFGIVPLEAMACAVPVVATAVGGLIDTVVHGKTGLLVPPRDPAALAAALGELLQNPGYARRLGTAGRQRASARYSWDRVAQETEKAYQLALRGVPRGQARPARLQPTGGQAL; encoded by the coding sequence GTGAGAATCTCAATGGTGTCCGAGCACGCTAGTCCGTTGGCTGCGCTGGGCGGCGTGGATGCCGGCGGGCAGAACGTCCATGTAGCCGCCCTTTCCGTGGCGCTGGCAGCCCGCGGGCACACCGTGCAGGTGTACACCCGGCGTGATGACCCCGGGCTGCCGGACCGGGTGCAGGTGCAGGACGGGCTGGAAGTAGTGCACGTGGCGGCCGGACCGGCACTGCCGCTGCCCAAGGATGACCTGCTGCCGTACATGGGACAGCTGGCCGAAGGCATGGTGGCGGACTGGGGAAACCAGCCGCCGGACGTGGTGCATTCACACTTCTGGATGTCCGGCCTGGCCGCGCTGGAGGCGGTCCAAAGCGCGGCCGACGACGGCGCCCGGGTACCGGTGCTGCACACCTTCCATGCGCTCGGGACGGTGAAGAAACGGCATCAGGGCGCGGAGGACACCAGCCCGCCGGAGCGGACCTGGCTGGAACCCTCGGTGGGCCGGCGGGCAGACCGGGTCCTGGCCACCTGCTCGGACGAGGTTTTTGAACTCAAGGCCATGGGCGTGCCGGGCAGCCGCATCTCCATTGCGCCGTGCGGTGTGGACCTGTCCCTGTTCAAGTCCCGCGGACCAGCCGAGCCCCGCGGCCGGCGGCACCGCATTGCCGCCGTCGGGCGTCTGGTGCCTCGCAAGGGCGTGGATCTGGCCATCCAGGCGCTGGGACTGCTGCAGGAGGCCGGAATGGCGGACGTGGAACTGCTCATTGTGGGCGGCTCAAGCGACTGTGCCGGGCTGGAATCGGATCCGGAGGCTCGCCGGTTGATGTCCCTGGCCCGTTCCCTGGGCGTGGCGGACCGGGTGCTGCTGCGCGGACAGGTTCCCCGCGAAGACATGCCGGCGGTGCTGCGCAGCGCGGACGCAGTGGTGTGCGCACCCTGGTATGAGCCGTTCGGCATCGTTCCGCTGGAGGCCATGGCCTGCGCAGTGCCGGTGGTGGCCACCGCGGTGGGCGGACTGATCGATACGGTGGTCCACGGCAAAACCGGGCTGCTCGTACCGCCGCGGGACCCGGCCGCCCTGGCCGCCGCGCTGGGCGAACTGCTGCAAAACCCCGGCTACGCCCGGCGGCTCGGCACCGCCGGCAGGCAACGTGCCTCCGCCCGGTACTCCTGGGACCGGGTGGCACAGGAAACCGAAAAGGCCTATCAGTTGGCTCTGAGGGGAGTCCCCCGCGGCCAGGCCCGGCCGGCCCGGCTGCAGCCGACGGGAGGGCAGGCACTGTGA
- a CDS encoding TetR family transcriptional regulator: MTRRAPGRPPAVEEAELRARAFGVVLRDGYENVTVGGIAAEVGVSVRTLHRHFPAKADIVWGAVDQTFDALREGFESADAGLPLMEQIIAAVAAAFGDEYADGRQRIQLIVTTRELQAASSQMYQLWHRQLVEVIARRLGEPADALRPRVLATAVQAGIMEALAVWAFSDGDRSPVETVATALRGFELLVPPPEPQGWTGARPGSQRLSAPGGPQGPGR; the protein is encoded by the coding sequence ATGACCAGACGAGCACCGGGCCGTCCCCCCGCGGTGGAAGAGGCCGAACTGCGCGCCCGCGCTTTCGGCGTCGTACTCCGGGACGGCTACGAAAATGTGACGGTGGGCGGCATCGCCGCCGAGGTGGGGGTCAGCGTCCGGACCCTGCACCGCCACTTTCCGGCGAAGGCAGACATTGTATGGGGCGCCGTGGACCAAACCTTTGACGCACTGCGGGAAGGGTTTGAATCGGCCGACGCCGGTCTGCCGTTGATGGAACAGATCATTGCGGCCGTGGCCGCGGCGTTTGGCGACGAGTATGCGGACGGCCGCCAGCGCATCCAGCTGATTGTCACCACCAGGGAGCTGCAGGCCGCCTCATCGCAGATGTACCAGTTGTGGCACCGGCAGCTGGTGGAAGTCATCGCCCGGAGGCTGGGTGAACCCGCGGATGCGCTGCGGCCCAGGGTGCTCGCAACGGCGGTGCAGGCCGGCATCATGGAGGCTTTGGCTGTCTGGGCCTTCTCCGACGGTGACAGATCCCCGGTGGAAACGGTGGCGACGGCATTGCGGGGTTTCGAACTCTTGGTGCCGCCGCCTGAGCCCCAAGGCTGGACGGGCGCACGGCCCGGGTCCCAGCGCCTCAGCGCCCCCGGTGGTCCTCAAGGACCCGGCCGATAA
- a CDS encoding DMT family transporter, producing the protein MKPHNSATLAVPTVLPSARSGLWWGLLGVAAFSFTLPFTRIAVAGGGMSPLFAGSARAVVAAVLAAAVLAATRQRLPRGTQWARLALVAGGVVAGFPLLTSFALATAPASHGAVVVALLPAATATVAVLRTGERPPRRFWLLAAVGAGAAGGFAAVQGGGQAGLHPSDLLLFAAVIAGAVGYAEGGVLTRELGAWQTISWALVLAAPVMGGLTVSAALSRPPAAGPGEWAAFAYLGVVSMFLGFFAWYRGLGIGPMAQVSQVQLVQPVLTICWAALLLHEELTWATVLGGLAVILCAGVAVRTRSRKVQPAAKPKPMPA; encoded by the coding sequence ATGAAGCCACATAATAGCGCTACTCTCGCTGTCCCAACAGTGCTACCCAGTGCCCGCAGCGGGCTCTGGTGGGGCCTGCTGGGAGTCGCAGCCTTCTCCTTCACCCTCCCGTTCACGCGCATTGCGGTGGCGGGCGGCGGAATGTCCCCGCTCTTCGCCGGATCGGCGCGGGCCGTGGTTGCCGCGGTTCTGGCCGCCGCAGTACTGGCCGCAACGCGGCAGCGGCTGCCGCGGGGAACCCAGTGGGCACGTCTGGCACTGGTGGCAGGCGGCGTGGTGGCCGGGTTCCCGCTGCTGACGTCCTTTGCACTCGCCACTGCTCCCGCCAGCCACGGCGCCGTCGTCGTCGCGCTGCTGCCGGCGGCCACCGCCACCGTGGCGGTCCTGCGCACGGGGGAGCGGCCGCCGCGGAGGTTCTGGCTGCTGGCAGCCGTCGGAGCGGGTGCAGCCGGAGGATTCGCTGCGGTGCAGGGCGGCGGGCAGGCCGGCCTGCACCCGTCGGACCTCCTGCTGTTCGCTGCGGTGATTGCCGGGGCAGTGGGATACGCGGAGGGCGGCGTCCTGACCCGGGAGCTCGGTGCCTGGCAGACCATTTCCTGGGCACTGGTACTGGCCGCACCGGTGATGGGCGGGCTGACCGTGTCCGCGGCACTCAGCCGGCCGCCTGCCGCCGGCCCGGGCGAGTGGGCAGCCTTCGCCTATCTGGGCGTGGTGAGCATGTTCCTGGGCTTCTTCGCCTGGTACCGCGGGCTCGGTATCGGCCCCATGGCGCAGGTCAGCCAAGTGCAGCTGGTCCAGCCGGTCCTGACCATCTGCTGGGCGGCGCTGCTGCTGCACGAGGAACTGACCTGGGCCACCGTACTCGGCGGGCTCGCGGTGATCCTGTGCGCCGGCGTCGCCGTGCGGACCCGCAGCCGAAAGGTGCAGCCTGCCGCGAAGCCGAAGCCGATGCCGGCCTGA
- a CDS encoding PfkB family carbohydrate kinase, with translation MKTIVVVGDTLLDTDITGSAQRLSPDAPVPVVDVADVGRRAGGAGLAARMLERDGVQVHLVTVLSDDGASGLLRTALAGIPLTSGPSDAPTPVKTRIRAGAQAVVRFDEGCAPPPVPAVTAQMLAAVAAADAVLVSDYGRGLTANPALRELLGALAGRIPVVWDPHPAGADPVPGVAAVTPNMTEALQAAGETPGGVPAGLRAAERLLERWSSRSVVVTMGAQGALALPAAGLAQVLRAPRIRENDSCGAGDRFAASLVVRLLDGDGLEAAVESAVGTAASFLAAGGVAALDREETLPVLGSDVPDALATAALIRERGGTVVATGGCFDLLHAGHARTLLAARGLGDCLIVCLNSDDSVRRLKGEERPIIGAEDRAELLQSLECVDGVLVFEEDTPSAVLERLRPDIWVKGGDYREDQLPEAELIRSWGGETVTVPYHPARSTTALASALAKVG, from the coding sequence GTGAAAACGATTGTCGTAGTAGGCGACACCTTGCTGGACACGGACATAACCGGTTCCGCCCAGCGCCTCTCCCCCGATGCCCCGGTGCCGGTGGTGGACGTCGCCGACGTCGGCCGCCGCGCCGGCGGAGCGGGCCTGGCGGCGCGGATGCTGGAGCGGGACGGGGTGCAGGTGCACCTGGTGACGGTGCTCTCCGATGACGGGGCCTCCGGGCTGCTGCGCACCGCGCTGGCCGGCATCCCCCTGACCAGCGGGCCGTCGGATGCTCCCACGCCGGTCAAGACCCGGATCCGGGCCGGCGCCCAGGCCGTGGTCCGCTTCGACGAAGGCTGCGCCCCGCCCCCGGTGCCGGCAGTGACCGCGCAGATGCTGGCGGCCGTGGCGGCTGCGGACGCCGTGCTGGTCTCGGACTACGGCCGCGGCCTGACTGCCAATCCCGCACTGCGGGAACTGCTCGGTGCCCTGGCTGGCCGGATCCCGGTGGTGTGGGATCCGCATCCGGCCGGAGCCGACCCGGTACCGGGGGTCGCCGCCGTCACCCCGAATATGACCGAGGCACTGCAGGCTGCGGGAGAAACGCCGGGCGGTGTTCCGGCCGGGCTGCGCGCTGCCGAGCGGCTGCTGGAGCGCTGGAGCAGCCGTTCGGTGGTGGTGACCATGGGTGCCCAGGGAGCCCTGGCGTTGCCGGCCGCCGGTCTGGCGCAGGTCCTGCGGGCGCCCCGGATCCGCGAGAATGACAGCTGCGGGGCCGGGGACCGGTTCGCGGCGTCGCTGGTTGTCCGGCTGCTCGACGGCGACGGGCTGGAAGCGGCGGTTGAAAGCGCCGTCGGCACCGCGGCGTCGTTCCTGGCTGCCGGCGGCGTGGCCGCCCTGGACCGGGAGGAGACGCTGCCGGTGCTGGGCAGCGACGTCCCCGACGCCCTGGCCACTGCCGCACTGATCCGGGAACGCGGCGGAACCGTGGTGGCCACCGGCGGCTGCTTCGACCTGCTCCATGCCGGGCACGCGCGCACGCTGCTGGCTGCGCGGGGGCTGGGCGACTGCCTCATTGTGTGCCTGAACTCCGATGACTCGGTGCGGCGGCTCAAGGGCGAGGAACGCCCGATCATTGGTGCAGAAGACCGGGCGGAGCTGCTGCAGTCCCTGGAATGCGTGGACGGTGTGCTGGTTTTCGAGGAGGACACCCCGTCCGCCGTACTGGAACGGCTGCGCCCCGACATCTGGGTCAAGGGCGGGGACTACCGCGAGGATCAACTGCCCGAGGCCGAGCTGATCCGTTCCTGGGGCGGTGAGACCGTCACCGTCCCGTACCACCCGGCCCGCTCCACCACGGCGCTGGCCTCCGCCCTGGCCAAAGTCGGCTGA
- a CDS encoding glycosyltransferase, producing the protein MKILLWHVHGGWMESFVRGSHEYLLPTTPARDGWGLGRGGRAWPASAVEVAPEQLRGQQVDAVVLQRPEELVACARLLGRRPGRDLPAVYLEHNTPRSAVPETRHPLAGQNAIPVVHVTQFNRLFWDTGDAPVRVIEHGIPDPGYLYTGDRPHLGVAVNDPVRRGRITGTDLLPAFARAAPLEIFGFGTGQLPAALQLDGEGNRDRLLLRGDLPAARMHAELAGCRAYLHPMRWTSLGLSLLEAMHLGLPVLVLATTEASRAVPPEAGLVSNNPEELLAAAQMLLADPEHAHTCGLAAREAALARYGLARFLSEWDRLLTDVVSYKLSAAPQQAPAGPITASTGGGQQ; encoded by the coding sequence ATGAAGATCCTGCTCTGGCATGTGCACGGAGGGTGGATGGAATCCTTTGTCCGCGGCTCCCATGAGTATCTGCTGCCGACCACACCCGCCCGGGACGGCTGGGGGCTGGGCCGCGGCGGCCGGGCCTGGCCGGCGTCCGCCGTCGAAGTGGCGCCCGAGCAGCTGCGCGGTCAACAGGTCGATGCGGTGGTGCTGCAGCGTCCGGAGGAACTTGTTGCCTGCGCCCGACTGCTGGGCCGCCGGCCCGGCCGGGACCTGCCCGCGGTTTATCTGGAACACAACACCCCGCGCAGCGCGGTGCCGGAAACCCGGCATCCGCTGGCCGGCCAAAACGCTATCCCCGTGGTGCACGTTACGCAGTTCAACCGGCTCTTCTGGGACACCGGCGACGCCCCGGTCCGGGTGATTGAGCACGGCATCCCCGACCCGGGGTACCTGTACACCGGAGACCGGCCGCACCTGGGCGTGGCGGTCAACGACCCCGTCCGGCGCGGAAGGATCACCGGCACGGACCTGCTGCCGGCCTTTGCCCGGGCCGCTCCCCTGGAAATCTTCGGCTTCGGCACCGGTCAGCTGCCCGCCGCCTTGCAGCTGGACGGGGAGGGCAACCGGGACCGGCTGCTCCTCCGCGGAGATCTCCCCGCCGCCCGGATGCACGCCGAACTGGCCGGCTGCCGGGCCTACCTGCATCCGATGCGCTGGACCTCCCTGGGCCTGTCACTGCTCGAAGCCATGCACCTGGGCCTGCCCGTCCTGGTGCTGGCCACCACGGAGGCCAGCCGGGCGGTTCCGCCGGAGGCAGGGCTGGTCAGCAACAACCCCGAAGAACTCCTCGCGGCAGCACAGATGCTTCTGGCGGATCCGGAACACGCGCACACCTGCGGGCTGGCAGCGCGTGAGGCGGCGCTGGCACGTTACGGCCTGGCCCGGTTCCTGTCCGAGTGGGACAGGCTCCTTACCGACGTGGTCTCATACAAGCTTTCCGCCGCGCCGCAGCAGGCGCCGGCAGGACCGATAACGGCATCAACAGGAGGGGGACAACAGTGA
- a CDS encoding HAD-IIIA family hydrolase, whose product MPSPPRAVLFDRDGTLIVDVPYNGDPELVQAVPGAADVLARLRRDGIPVGVVTNQSGIGRGLLSAGQVEAVNAAVDALLGPFDVWEICPHTPERGCICRKPMPGMVLRAARRLGLDPAEVAVIGDIGADVQAAAAAGARGVLVPTAVTRPAETAAADLVAADLRKAVDLLWGGA is encoded by the coding sequence ATGCCGTCACCGCCGCGTGCCGTCCTGTTTGACCGGGACGGCACGCTGATTGTTGACGTGCCCTACAACGGGGACCCGGAACTGGTGCAGGCGGTGCCCGGGGCTGCCGATGTGCTGGCGCGGCTGCGGCGGGACGGCATCCCGGTGGGTGTGGTGACCAACCAGTCCGGCATCGGCCGCGGGCTGCTCTCCGCCGGGCAGGTGGAAGCCGTCAACGCCGCCGTTGACGCCCTGCTGGGTCCGTTCGATGTGTGGGAGATCTGCCCGCACACCCCGGAACGCGGCTGCATCTGCCGCAAGCCCATGCCTGGAATGGTGCTGCGTGCCGCCCGGCGCCTGGGCCTGGACCCGGCGGAGGTGGCGGTGATCGGCGACATCGGCGCCGATGTCCAGGCGGCCGCGGCGGCCGGCGCCCGCGGCGTCCTGGTCCCCACAGCCGTCACGCGGCCCGCCGAAACCGCTGCAGCTGATCTGGTGGCCGCCGACCTGCGGAAAGCAGTGGACCTGTTGTGGGGCGGCGCGTGA
- a CDS encoding SIS domain-containing protein, whose product MTDAAHGAVLAHLAGTGPALLSVQQQAGRLAQWGVELAGRLLDGHRLLTAGNGGSAAEAQHLSAELVGRFDGERRPFSAIALHADTSAVTAIANDYGFEQLYARQVTGHGRPGDVLLLFSTSGASPNLLAAVQAARRAGLRTWALTGRGPNPLAAASEEAVTVDAPAANAQEAHLVALHALCRSFDAEVQRCTQPQQRTSAGGMP is encoded by the coding sequence GTGACCGATGCGGCGCACGGGGCGGTCCTGGCCCATCTGGCCGGCACCGGCCCCGCCCTGCTCTCCGTACAGCAGCAGGCCGGGCGGCTGGCCCAGTGGGGCGTGGAGCTTGCCGGGCGCCTGCTGGATGGACACCGGCTGCTGACCGCCGGCAACGGCGGTTCCGCCGCCGAGGCCCAGCACCTCAGCGCGGAACTGGTGGGCCGGTTCGACGGCGAGCGCCGGCCCTTTTCCGCCATCGCCCTGCACGCGGACACCTCCGCGGTCACGGCCATCGCCAACGACTACGGATTTGAACAGCTCTACGCCCGGCAGGTGACGGGCCACGGCCGCCCCGGCGACGTGCTGCTCCTGTTCTCCACCAGCGGCGCCAGCCCCAACCTGCTCGCCGCCGTGCAGGCCGCACGCCGTGCCGGGCTGCGCACATGGGCGCTGACCGGCCGGGGACCCAATCCCCTCGCCGCAGCGAGTGAGGAGGCGGTCACAGTGGATGCGCCGGCGGCCAACGCGCAGGAGGCCCATCTGGTGGCCCTGCATGCGCTGTGCCGGTCCTTTGACGCCGAGGTGCAACGGTGCACCCAACCCCAACAGCGCACCTCTGCAGGAGGAATGCCGTGA
- a CDS encoding glycosyltransferase family 9 protein, producing MSRRVLVARLDGAGDVLLAGPAVRAVASAPGVEAVLLVGPAGTPAARLLPGAAQVLEWSCPWIVNPAPEPSPAHLAALVDMVRAAGTREAVILTSFHQSPLPLALVLRTAGVHTITGASTDYAGALLDQRLRPGEDFPEDQPEPERNLRIAAAAGFRLPAGDDGRLRLGPLPDAGHLAGDDPYVVVHPGTAVPARAWPALHYAAAVELLTAAGYRVVVTGGPGEKALTATVAGVAGLDLGGRTDLASLAGVLAGADAVVVGNTGPAHLAAAVGTPVVSLFAPVVPAVRWAPYRVPLELLGDQQGPCRLSRARTCPVPGHPCLSGVAPEQVVEAVQRLVRGVSSLGTRRETRHGLPAHVSGHRRAGKP from the coding sequence GTGAGCCGCCGGGTCCTGGTGGCGAGGCTCGACGGCGCGGGCGACGTCCTGCTGGCCGGCCCCGCCGTCCGTGCGGTGGCGTCCGCGCCGGGGGTGGAGGCCGTGCTGCTGGTTGGCCCGGCGGGGACCCCGGCCGCCCGGCTGCTGCCCGGCGCCGCGCAGGTGCTGGAGTGGTCCTGCCCGTGGATCGTGAACCCCGCCCCGGAACCGTCGCCGGCGCACCTGGCAGCGCTGGTGGACATGGTCCGCGCTGCCGGAACCCGTGAGGCGGTGATCCTGACGTCCTTCCACCAGTCCCCGCTGCCCCTGGCGCTGGTGCTCCGAACCGCCGGGGTGCACACCATCACCGGTGCTTCCACCGACTACGCCGGTGCGCTCCTGGACCAGCGGCTGCGGCCCGGCGAGGATTTCCCCGAAGACCAGCCGGAACCGGAACGGAACCTTCGAATTGCCGCAGCCGCCGGTTTCCGGCTTCCGGCCGGTGACGACGGCAGGCTCCGGCTGGGTCCGCTGCCCGATGCAGGGCATCTGGCGGGCGATGACCCCTATGTGGTGGTGCATCCCGGCACCGCCGTCCCGGCGCGTGCCTGGCCTGCCCTGCACTACGCCGCCGCCGTCGAGCTCCTGACCGCTGCCGGCTACCGCGTGGTGGTGACCGGCGGCCCCGGCGAGAAGGCACTGACGGCCACGGTGGCGGGGGTGGCCGGGCTGGACCTCGGCGGCCGCACGGACCTGGCCTCGCTGGCCGGTGTGCTGGCCGGTGCCGACGCCGTGGTGGTGGGAAACACAGGCCCCGCGCATTTGGCGGCGGCTGTTGGCACGCCGGTGGTCAGCCTCTTCGCCCCGGTGGTGCCCGCTGTCCGCTGGGCACCGTACCGGGTGCCGCTGGAACTGCTGGGCGACCAGCAGGGACCATGCCGGCTTTCCCGGGCCCGGACCTGCCCGGTGCCGGGGCACCCCTGCCTGTCCGGCGTCGCGCCGGAACAGGTGGTGGAAGCCGTGCAGCGCCTGGTCCGCGGTGTTTCGTCCCTGGGCACGCGGCGGGAAACCCGGCACGGCCTTCCGGCACACGTATCCGGGCACCGGAGAGCGGGGAAACCATGA